In Elaeis guineensis isolate ETL-2024a chromosome 1, EG11, whole genome shotgun sequence, a genomic segment contains:
- the LOC105033562 gene encoding ESCRT-related protein CHMP1B, with protein sequence MGNTEKLMNQIMELKFTSKSLQRQARKCEKEEKAEKLKVKKAIEKGNMDGARIYAENSIRKRNEQMNYLRLASRLDAVVARLDTQAKMQTIGKSMASIVKALDSSLATGNLQKMSETMDQFERQFVNMEVQAEFMEGSMAGSTSLSTPEGEVNSLMQQVADDYGLEVSVGLPQAAAHAIPTKEKEKVDEDDLSRRLAELKARG encoded by the coding sequence ATGGGGAACACGGAGAAGCTGATGAATCAGATCATGGAGCTCAAGTTCACGTCGAAGAGCCTCCAACGGCAGGCGCGCAAGTGCGAGAAGGAGGAGAAGGCGGAGAAGCTGAAGGTGAAGAAGGCGATCGAGAAGGGCAACATGGATGGCGCCCGCATCTACGCCGAGAACTCCATCCGCAAGCGCAACGAGCAGATGAACTACCTCCGCCTCGCCTCGCGCCTCGACGCCGTCGTCGCCCGCCTCGATACGCAGGCCAAGATGCAGACCATCGGCAAGTCCATGGCCTCCATCGTCAAGGCCCTCGACTCTTCCCTCGCCACCGGCAACCTCCAGAAGATGTCCGAGACCATGGACCAGTTCGAGCGCCAGTTCGTTAACATGGAGGTCCAAGCCGAGTTCATGGAGGGCTCGATGGCCGGATCCACCTCCCTCTCCACCCCCGAGGGCGAGGTGAACAGCCTCATGCAGCAGGTCGCCGACGACTATGGCCTTGAGGTCTCCGTCGGCCTCCCCCAGGCTGCCGCCCACGCCATCCCCaccaaggagaaggagaaggtcgACGAGGACGACCTCTCCCGCCGCCTCGCCGAGCTCAAGGCCAGAGGCTAG